The following nucleotide sequence is from Longimicrobiales bacterium.
CAGCGGCGCGATGCGGCCGTTCACCTTGGCTCCGGCGCAGTGTTGCCCGACCTCTGTGTGCACTGAGTACGCGAAGTCGATGGGCGTGGCACCGGTGGGGAGCGCCTTCACGTCACCGTCGGCGGCAACGACGAAGATCTCCCCGTGGAAGAGGTCCATGCGGAGGAACGCGACCTCAGCCTCTCTTGGACGCCCCAACAGCGCCAGACAGAGCCCCCGCTTGTTGTGTACATCAGGAAACCTGGGGTAGCCTCGGACGACTTCATCGAAGACTTCAAGCGCCTCGGTGTAGTCGCCTCGATCCCAGGCGGCGATTCCCTAAGCGATCTGCCGCCGTGCGGCGTTCCTCGAGTTTGACATGTGATGACTGTAGAGGAACCGAGGACAGCGCCCTACCACGCTCGATGCCCCCTCAGCCGCCGCGGAAGCCAGCAATAATGAAAGCCCGGCCAGGTGTCCCCCGGCCGAATCAGGCTCGTGTGGTCACCACGGTGTCGGCGCCCGGTGGCACCTGCGGGACCAGAGGGTCCACCCGGCTGGCCAACTGTAGCAGATCCGACGGCGCACCAAGGCGCTTCAAAACGGACTGAAGGCCTTTCAGGGCCCGCTCCCTGGAGACGATAGCCACGGCGGTCAGGAGACAGGCCTGAATGTCGATTCCGAGGGAGCGATGCTCGATATAGAACAGACCCAACCGACTCTTCCCCGGACGGATCAACTGATTGTAGACGATGTCGGGATCATCCTGATCCTTCAGAATGGCGCCCTCATCCGAGAAGACGATCGAAGCGAAATCGGTGATGCCCGGCTTCACGTCCAGAAGATGGCGCTCGACCGACGTGTACAGGTCGGTTTCACGCTTCACGTTGGGGCGCGGCCCAACGAGGCTCATATCCCCGATCAGGACATTCCACAGCTGAGTCAGTTCATCGAGTTTGGAACGCCGAATAAAGTGGCCGACGGGAGTGACGCGCCGATCGGAAGCACTGGTCGAATCCACGCCTGACTTGTCGGCGTTGATGACCATCGAGCGCAACTTGACCATGCGAAACGTCATGTCGTCACGTCCAACTCGGTCGGCCACATAGAACGGCGAATGCTTGTCCTGCCACCACACCAGAAACATGACGGGCAGCAGAACCGGGCTCGCCAGAAGCAGTCCGGTCGCGGACGCCAGGATGTCAAATAGTCGCTTGATCACGCGGAACCAGGGGCGCAAAGGATGCTGGCAGCTGCCACGATGTCTTCGAGACGGGGATAGTAGATCGCCTCAAGTACCCTTGAGGTCGGTGCAGGCGCATCGGGCAGGGTGACGCGGACAGGAGATGCCTTGAACTCGGCAGGTGCGACGCGTTCCGTCACCGAAGCAATCACCTCTCCGGCCATCCCACAGGTCCTCCACCCGCCATCAAGCACCATCAGGCGACCCGTTCGGCGAACGGAGGCCACGATCTCGGTGGGATGGAAGGGGTTCAGGACTCGGAGGTCGACGACGTCCGCGGAGATCCCACGATCCGCGAGTGCGTCTGCCGCCTCGAGCGCGAGTTGAGTGGAGTATCCTGAACCAATAAGGGTCACGTCGTCCCCTTGCCTGAGGCGAGCAGGTCCGATCGTGGCCAGATCCAGTTCCTGGACCGGAGGCAGCTCGTCCTCAAGGTCATAGAGCCAGCGATCATCGATGAACATGACCGGACTGGGTGACAGCACCGAAGCGATCATCAGGTCGCGCGCATCCGCCACCGTTGCAGGAGTTACGACTCGGAGGCCCGGGATGTGAGCGAACCAGGCATGGAGCGCCTGTGAGTGCTGGGCCCCCTGTTCACCACCTCGGTTGATGATTCCACGGATGGTCACATTCGGACTCGCCTGACCACCGAACATATGAGACCACTTGGCCGCCTGATTCACGACCGCATCAAGACCGTAAAGCATGAAATCCAGGCGTGGGTGGACCACGATCGGCTTCATGCCCGAAAGCCCGGCACCAACTGCCGCGCCGGTACAGGCGAGCTCGGACACCGGCGTGTCGATAACCCGTTCCTTGCCGAATTTCTTCTCGAGCTCGGTCATCGTGTTGCCCACGTACCAGGGGCTCCAGAGTCCCTGGCCGATGATGAACACCTCCGGGTAGTTCTCGAGGAGGTACTCGAAGGCCGCTCGCATGGCCGTGCCGTATGAGTAGGATGTCATCTGGCTCATCCCCGGGTCCTCCCGGCGGAGTAGACCCTGTCCATGAGTGCGGACTCTTCGGGATAGGGATCGCCGAGCGCTTCCTCCCAATCCGACTCAAGGGCGAGCCGAACCTCGCCTTCCAGCGCCTGTTGGTCGGACTCGGACCAGAATCCTGCGGCAGCCATGGCCCGAGCCAGCCTGCCGATGGGATCCCGGGCCCTCCAGTTCGCTACATCCTTGGCCGAGCGCGCGACGCCCACATCGATATCCTCGCGGAAGTCGACATGTCCGTACCACCGATAGGTAACCGCCTCAAGAAAGCCCGGCCCATCTCCTCGGCGCGCAGCCGCCACGAGCCGCTCCGAAGCTTCCTTCACGGCAAGCACATCATTGCCATCAACGATCTCAAATGGGATCCGGTGAGCTTCCGCGAACCGCGCAGTCATATTGCTGGGCTGTCTGAGATCGATGAACATGTGGCTCGAGAACAGGTTGTTCTCGACTACGAAGATCACCGGCGCATTCAGCATGCGGGCCAGGTTCATGGACTCATGAACGGCTCCCTCCTCACACGCACCGTCGCCGAGGTAGGACACGCCAATGTTGTCCGTACCCTTCATTCGTTCCGCGTGAGCTGCACCTACGGCCAGCGGAACGGTCCCGGCGACAATGGGCACGGAGCCCATGAACCCGTTCGGCTCATCCCACAGATGCATC
It contains:
- a CDS encoding TGS domain-containing protein — protein: MAAWDRGDYTEALEVFDEVVRGYPRFPDVHNKRGLCLALLGRPREAEVAFLRMDLFHGEIFVVAADGDVKALPTGATPIDFAYSVHTEVGQHCAGAKVNGRIAPLSPELKNGDTSGGLGGHLFAKPVAGGDG
- a CDS encoding sugar transferase produces the protein MIKRLFDILASATGLLLASPVLLPVMFLVWWQDKHSPFYVADRVGRDDMTFRMVKLRSMVINADKSGVDSTSASDRRVTPVGHFIRRSKLDELTQLWNVLIGDMSLVGPRPNVKRETDLYTSVERHLLDVKPGITDFASIVFSDEGAILKDQDDPDIVYNQLIRPGKSRLGLFYIEHRSLGIDIQACLLTAVAIVSRERALKGLQSVLKRLGAPSDLLQLASRVDPLVPQVPPGADTVVTTRA
- a CDS encoding transketolase C-terminal domain-containing protein, whose amino-acid sequence is MSQMTSYSYGTAMRAAFEYLLENYPEVFIIGQGLWSPWYVGNTMTELEKKFGKERVIDTPVSELACTGAAVGAGLSGMKPIVVHPRLDFMLYGLDAVVNQAAKWSHMFGGQASPNVTIRGIINRGGEQGAQHSQALHAWFAHIPGLRVVTPATVADARDLMIASVLSPSPVMFIDDRWLYDLEDELPPVQELDLATIGPARLRQGDDVTLIGSGYSTQLALEAADALADRGISADVVDLRVLNPFHPTEIVASVRRTGRLMVLDGGWRTCGMAGEVIASVTERVAPAEFKASPVRVTLPDAPAPTSRVLEAIYYPRLEDIVAAASILCAPGSA
- a CDS encoding thiamine pyrophosphate-dependent dehydrogenase E1 component subunit alpha — translated: MEGQLPGVLADPTQLHEPIDLRGTTLEVLEPLTRGMVTIRIAERILAKAREDGLIGGPVHLGVGQEGVAVGVSALLRKTDRIFGAHRSHSHVLALGSSPRKLFAEILGKDTGLSRGMGGSMHLWDEPNGFMGSVPIVAGTVPLAVGAAHAERMKGTDNIGVSYLGDGACEEGAVHESMNLARMLNAPVIFVVENNLFSSHMFIDLRQPSNMTARFAEAHRIPFEIVDGNDVLAVKEASERLVAAARRGDGPGFLEAVTYRWYGHVDFREDIDVGVARSAKDVANWRARDPIGRLARAMAAAGFWSESDQQALEGEVRLALESDWEEALGDPYPEESALMDRVYSAGRTRG